The Mycolicibacterium boenickei genome has a segment encoding these proteins:
- a CDS encoding MCE family protein, protein MITRRSLTRLTAVAACAAATLTGCAFHGLNSLPLPGTVGRGADATTYHVELANIGTLEANSPVMISDVIVGSVSRMVVKGWHADVEVSVKPDVVVPANAVATVGQTSLLGSMHIALDPPLGQSPSGRLSPGATLELNQTSTYPSTEQTLSSLSVLVNGGGLGKIGDLVTEFNAALNGREDQIRDLLTRLDDIVGMFANQRDDINASINALNRLAGTLSGQQEVITTALQRIPPALDVLVKERPRITTALEKFGKFSETATNLVNATRDDLLTNLRNLEPTVKALADVGPNLGTVLAYAPTYPYPQNFIDRAIRGDYLNQFITFDFTIPRLKRGLFLGTRWGQEGLPLTPAPGDPWYANYTKDPLGMPLTPPPPDSVATMPPLIDPAPADGEPAPAAPVAQSAETAPADPAAVPAPEPQPGSPVAVVPSDPAAPSEGGN, encoded by the coding sequence GCCCCTGCCCGGCACGGTGGGGCGCGGGGCCGACGCCACGACCTACCACGTCGAACTCGCCAATATCGGGACACTGGAAGCCAATTCGCCGGTGATGATCAGTGACGTCATCGTCGGCAGCGTCTCCCGGATGGTGGTGAAGGGTTGGCACGCGGACGTGGAGGTGTCGGTCAAACCCGACGTCGTCGTTCCGGCCAACGCGGTCGCCACCGTCGGGCAGACCAGCTTGCTGGGCTCCATGCACATCGCGCTCGATCCGCCGCTGGGGCAATCGCCGTCTGGACGGCTGTCCCCGGGCGCGACCCTCGAGCTGAACCAGACTTCGACATATCCGTCGACCGAACAGACCTTGTCGTCGCTGTCCGTGCTCGTCAACGGTGGCGGCCTGGGCAAGATCGGTGACCTGGTAACCGAATTCAACGCGGCGCTCAACGGCCGTGAGGACCAGATCCGCGACCTGCTCACCCGGCTCGATGACATCGTCGGGATGTTCGCAAACCAGCGAGACGACATCAACGCCTCCATCAATGCGCTGAACCGACTGGCCGGCACGCTGTCCGGACAGCAGGAGGTGATCACCACGGCGCTGCAACGGATCCCACCGGCGCTCGATGTGCTGGTGAAGGAACGCCCTCGCATCACCACCGCGTTGGAGAAGTTCGGCAAGTTCAGCGAAACCGCGACCAACCTCGTCAATGCGACACGCGACGACCTGCTGACCAACCTGCGCAACCTCGAACCGACCGTCAAGGCACTGGCTGACGTTGGCCCGAATTTGGGCACTGTGCTGGCCTACGCGCCGACATACCCCTACCCGCAGAACTTCATCGACCGGGCCATCCGCGGGGACTACCTCAACCAGTTCATCACCTTCGACTTCACCATTCCGAGGCTGAAGCGGGGACTGTTCCTGGGCACCCGATGGGGCCAGGAGGGACTGCCCCTCACGCCGGCGCCGGGTGACCCCTGGTATGCCAACTACACGAAGGACCCGCTTGGCATGCCGCTGACTCCGCCGCCGCCTGATTCGGTGGCCACGATGCCGCCGCTGATCGACCCGGCTCCGGCCGATGGTGAACCGGCACCGGCGGCTCCGGTTGCGCAGTCCGCTGAGACGGCACCGGCGGACCCGGCGGCGGTGCCCGCCCCGGAACCGCAGCCCGGTTCTCCTGTGGCAGTAGTGCCTTCTGACCCTGCAGCACCGAGCGAAGGCGGCAACTGA
- a CDS encoding MCE family protein, whose protein sequence is MLTRFVRIQLAIFAVASVIGMALMGIVYLQAPTLLGIGRMTVTLQLSGTGGLYQFSNVTYRGVQMGKVTEVRPTRDGAEATLSLNTSPKIPADLHAAVLSVSAVGEQYVDLQPRNDSAPYLHDGSVIPASSTSIPQAVGPMLDQVSSLMGSIPKDKISPLLDETFKAFNGTGNDMGALLDSSSRLIAEANAASDQSRALIDDGAPLLDGQAESVEAIRTWARSMAGVTKQVADDDQHVRTLLKEGSGAADEASRLFNQVKPTLPLLLANLTSLGQVGVTYRPSLEQLLVLLPPSIASTQSYGAPKNNPIGMSLGDFTLTMGDPPACTVGFLPPSSWRSPEDTTDIDTPDGLYCKLPQDSAIGVRGARNYPCMGKPGKRAPTVEICNSDQPYEPLAMRQHALGPYPIDPNLLAQGIAPDSRVDHDKFIHGPVEGTPRPPAATPPAPPAEAPPAEAPAAPPAGEVPPVPDAPVMAPSAFSPNGSDGPSVAVATYDPRTGRYATPDGKVYRQTDLVPRTGDQTWQDLFTT, encoded by the coding sequence ATGCTCACCCGTTTCGTCCGAATCCAGTTGGCCATCTTCGCGGTGGCATCGGTGATCGGCATGGCCCTGATGGGCATCGTGTATCTGCAGGCTCCCACCCTGTTGGGCATCGGGCGGATGACGGTGACCCTGCAACTGTCGGGAACCGGTGGACTGTACCAGTTCTCGAACGTGACCTACCGCGGTGTGCAGATGGGGAAGGTCACCGAGGTGCGGCCCACCCGTGACGGCGCGGAAGCCACGCTGTCGCTGAACACGTCGCCCAAGATCCCGGCGGACCTGCACGCCGCCGTGCTGAGCGTGTCGGCGGTGGGTGAGCAGTACGTCGACCTGCAGCCCCGCAACGACTCGGCACCGTATCTGCACGACGGGTCGGTCATCCCGGCCTCCAGCACATCGATCCCCCAAGCCGTGGGGCCGATGCTCGATCAGGTCAGTTCGCTCATGGGCAGCATCCCCAAGGACAAGATCAGCCCGCTGCTCGACGAAACCTTCAAGGCCTTCAACGGCACCGGAAACGACATGGGAGCATTACTGGATTCCTCGTCCCGACTTATCGCCGAGGCGAACGCGGCTTCCGATCAGTCCCGTGCGCTCATCGACGACGGGGCGCCGCTCCTCGATGGGCAGGCTGAGTCGGTCGAGGCGATCCGCACGTGGGCACGAAGCATGGCCGGGGTGACCAAGCAGGTCGCCGACGACGACCAGCACGTGCGCACGCTCCTCAAGGAGGGGTCGGGTGCTGCCGACGAAGCCTCTCGCCTGTTCAACCAGGTCAAGCCGACCCTGCCGCTGCTGCTGGCCAACCTCACCAGCCTCGGTCAGGTCGGGGTGACCTACCGCCCCTCGCTGGAACAGCTCCTGGTACTTCTGCCACCGTCCATCGCATCAACGCAGTCATACGGTGCGCCGAAGAACAATCCGATCGGTATGTCCTTGGGCGACTTCACACTTACGATGGGCGACCCACCGGCATGCACAGTCGGGTTCCTGCCGCCGTCATCGTGGCGGTCCCCGGAGGACACCACCGACATCGACACTCCCGATGGGCTGTACTGCAAGCTGCCGCAGGATTCGGCGATCGGTGTCCGCGGCGCGCGCAACTACCCGTGCATGGGGAAGCCCGGCAAGCGTGCTCCCACCGTCGAAATCTGTAACAGCGACCAGCCTTACGAGCCGTTGGCGATGCGCCAGCACGCCCTCGGCCCCTACCCGATCGATCCCAACCTGCTCGCGCAGGGGATCGCACCGGATTCCCGCGTCGATCATGACAAGTTCATCCACGGTCCCGTCGAGGGCACCCCGCGTCCGCCGGCAGCCACACCTCCTGCGCCACCAGCTGAGGCGCCGCCGGCCGAGGCGCCTGCCGCACCGCCGGCGGGTGAGGTGCCACCGGTCCCGGATGCGCCGGTGATGGCGCCGAGCGCGTTCAGCCCCAACGGATCTGACGGTCCGTCGGTGGCGGTCGCCACGTACGATCCGCGGACCGGCCGCTACGCCACCCCGGACGGCAAGGTGTACCGCCAGACCGACCTGGTGCCGCGCACGGGTGACCAGACCTGGCAGGACCTGTTCACCACCTGA
- a CDS encoding Rv2253/PknI dimerization domain-containing protein, whose protein sequence is MRVSKTFIGAGVLAAAAVGGLCSPVAEASPSDWGLNGTYIATSNGEWAKSNDIFHDEASIRGTWTISTTCSYPSECTGTVDTDWGWSAPIYKKSGVWYVKKTVDNWQTCGDGTAGPGLQVYRFFPSNEGATAVDPASTTLLGEDSTTGVSGSCGTSKVVFITMPFKLVKAA, encoded by the coding sequence ATGCGGGTGTCGAAGACATTCATTGGCGCAGGGGTGCTTGCCGCCGCTGCGGTGGGTGGCTTGTGCAGCCCTGTGGCCGAGGCATCCCCGAGCGATTGGGGTCTGAACGGGACCTACATCGCCACGTCAAACGGCGAGTGGGCCAAGTCGAACGACATCTTCCACGACGAGGCCAGCATTCGCGGGACCTGGACGATCTCCACCACATGCAGTTACCCGAGTGAATGCACCGGCACGGTCGACACCGACTGGGGTTGGAGCGCACCGATTTACAAGAAGAGTGGCGTCTGGTACGTCAAGAAGACGGTGGACAACTGGCAGACGTGCGGCGACGGCACCGCAGGCCCGGGTCTGCAGGTCTACCGCTTCTTCCCCTCGAACGAGGGCGCCACCGCGGTCGATCCGGCGTCGACGACCCTGCTGGGCGAGGATTCGACCACGGGCGTCAGCGGGTCGTGCGGCACCAGCAAGGTCGTCTTCATCACGATGCCGTTCAAGCTTGTGAAAGCGGCCTGA